In a single window of the Olivibacter sp. SDN3 genome:
- a CDS encoding SDR family oxidoreductase yields MNLELQDKIIIVTGGAKGIGRSIAIALAEEGALPVIIGRKERDNALVIKDIEASGGKAFAVQAELTEPDACQQAVEQVLDKFGQIDGLVNNAGLNDGVSLENGNYEDFLKGLHNSLIHYYLMAHFALPALKKTKGSILNISSKTAETGQGGTSAYAASNGGRNALTREWAVELLPYGIRVNAIVVAECATPQYDSWIQTLPNPEATLKEITSRIPLGQRMTSAEEIASTAAFLLSSKSSHTTGQLIHVDGGYVHLDRSIAADR; encoded by the coding sequence ATGAATTTAGAACTTCAAGACAAAATAATCATAGTTACCGGAGGCGCGAAAGGCATCGGAAGGAGTATTGCCATTGCCTTGGCAGAAGAGGGGGCTTTGCCGGTGATTATCGGTAGAAAAGAACGAGACAATGCCCTGGTGATAAAAGATATTGAAGCAAGTGGAGGTAAAGCGTTCGCTGTACAGGCAGAATTAACTGAGCCGGACGCCTGCCAACAGGCAGTTGAACAGGTACTGGATAAATTTGGCCAGATCGATGGATTAGTTAATAATGCGGGGCTAAATGATGGGGTAAGCTTAGAGAACGGTAATTACGAAGATTTTCTGAAGGGACTGCATAACAGTCTTATTCATTACTACTTGATGGCTCATTTTGCCTTACCTGCTTTAAAGAAAACAAAGGGTAGCATTTTAAACATCTCTTCAAAAACGGCCGAAACCGGTCAGGGCGGAACGTCAGCCTATGCAGCTTCTAATGGCGGCAGAAATGCGTTAACCCGTGAATGGGCCGTAGAGTTATTACCCTACGGTATCAGGGTTAATGCTATCGTTGTAGCGGAGTGTGCTACACCACAATATGATAGTTGGATCCAGACGCTGCCAAACCCGGAAGCTACACTTAAAGAGATAACCAGCCGGATACCATTAGGTCAAAGGATGACAAGTGCGGAAGAAATAGCATCTACGGCCGCCTTTTTGCTTTCAAGCAAATCATCGCATACAACCGGACAACTGATACATGTAGATGGCGGGTATGTACATTTAGATCGTTCAATTGCGGCTGATCGATAA
- a CDS encoding amidohydrolase, protein MDRIDAHQHFWQYNAERDTWITDEMAAIQRDFLPADLVSVFEENNVKACVAVQADQSEEETDFLLKLAEETSFIQGVVGWVDLMDPAVGQKLARFNNKSKLKGVRHIVQAETDPNFLLNPSFVNGIGVLSKLDLSYDILIKPHQLDATVKFVSRFGDKQRFVIDHLAKPFIAKQEREPWAAQMERLAKHENVYCKLSGMVTEASWHNWTVADFTFYIDHLLETFGPRRLMFGSDWPVCLVAAQYNEVVAIVDEHIRHLSIDEQALIWSKNATRFYKL, encoded by the coding sequence ATGGATCGCATTGATGCACACCAGCATTTTTGGCAATATAATGCAGAAAGGGACACGTGGATAACTGATGAGATGGCAGCTATCCAGCGCGATTTCCTGCCTGCCGATCTAGTGTCGGTTTTCGAAGAAAACAACGTGAAAGCTTGTGTCGCCGTGCAGGCCGATCAATCAGAAGAAGAGACAGATTTCTTGTTAAAACTGGCAGAAGAAACAAGCTTTATCCAGGGAGTCGTTGGATGGGTCGACCTTATGGATCCAGCAGTTGGGCAAAAATTGGCCCGATTTAATAACAAATCTAAGTTAAAGGGGGTGCGGCATATCGTTCAGGCAGAAACCGATCCAAACTTTTTGCTGAATCCTTCCTTTGTTAACGGAATCGGTGTGTTGTCGAAACTTGACTTATCTTACGATATTTTAATAAAACCCCACCAATTGGATGCTACTGTTAAATTTGTAAGTCGGTTTGGGGACAAACAGCGTTTTGTTATTGATCATCTCGCTAAACCATTTATCGCCAAACAGGAGCGGGAGCCTTGGGCCGCGCAGATGGAACGGTTGGCAAAACATGAAAACGTGTATTGTAAGTTATCCGGTATGGTAACGGAAGCTTCCTGGCATAATTGGACAGTCGCTGATTTCACATTTTATATCGATCATCTATTGGAAACTTTTGGTCCCCGACGTCTAATGTTCGGTTCTGATTGGCCGGTGTGTTTAGTAGCGGCACAGTACAATGAGGTCGTGGCCATAGTGGATGAGCACATCCGACACTTATCAATAGATGAACAAGCGCTGATCTGGAGTAAAAATGCCACCAGGTTTTATAAACTTTGA
- a CDS encoding fumarylacetoacetate hydrolase family protein: MKLIRYGKPNQEKIGVQINEKNYDVAAFGGDYNEQFFEEDGLLRLEEFVKANQESLIEISAEERLGSPIARPSKIVCIGLNYSDHAAETNAKIPEEPIIFMKSTTSLAGPNDDIIIPRGSTKTDWEVEFGIVVGKKATYVEERDAMEHVAGYVLHNDVSEREYQLERGGTWDKGKGCDTFAPIGPFLATKDEVADINNVRLWLSVNGQIMQDGNTKNLIFNVPYIISYVSQFMTLLPGDVISTGTPAGVGLGFNPPVYLKAGDVVELGAEGLGTSKQVVKAYGSH; this comes from the coding sequence ATGAAACTAATAAGATATGGCAAACCTAATCAAGAAAAAATAGGTGTGCAGATCAATGAAAAGAATTATGACGTTGCGGCTTTTGGTGGCGACTATAATGAGCAGTTTTTTGAAGAGGATGGCCTGCTTCGACTGGAAGAATTTGTAAAGGCAAATCAGGAGTCTTTGATCGAAATTTCGGCAGAAGAGCGACTGGGAAGCCCTATCGCCCGTCCGTCTAAAATAGTTTGCATAGGGTTAAATTATAGCGATCACGCTGCAGAAACAAATGCCAAAATACCGGAGGAGCCTATTATATTTATGAAGTCTACTACTTCTTTAGCCGGGCCGAACGATGATATTATCATTCCTAGAGGATCTACAAAAACAGACTGGGAGGTAGAGTTTGGTATCGTTGTCGGGAAAAAGGCTACTTATGTGGAAGAACGCGATGCCATGGAACATGTAGCCGGTTATGTGCTTCATAATGATGTGTCTGAAAGGGAGTATCAGTTGGAACGTGGCGGCACGTGGGATAAAGGGAAGGGCTGTGATACGTTTGCACCTATTGGTCCCTTCTTAGCAACTAAAGATGAGGTGGCAGATATCAATAATGTGCGTTTGTGGTTAAGCGTAAATGGGCAGATTATGCAAGACGGCAATACTAAAAATCTAATATTTAATGTTCCGTATATTATTTCCTACGTCAGTCAGTTTATGACGCTCTTACCGGGAGATGTGATCTCAACAGGTACGCCGGCAGGTGTTGGCCTAGGATTTAATCCGCCTGTTTATTTGAAAGCTGGAGATGTTGTGGAATTGGGAGCCGAAGGGTTAGGGACATCGAAACAAGTAGTGAAAGCATATGGATCGCATTGA
- a CDS encoding SDR family NAD(P)-dependent oxidoreductase: MLKLTGKTALITGGGSGIGKAISLLFGQSGAIVHILELNHEAAEAVAKEIIAAGGAAFAHGVDVSEQADVVKVIEGIDRIDVLVNNAGIAHVGNLENCGTADFDRVYNVNVKGAYNALFGVVPLMKEQGGGAILNMASIAAHVGLADRFAYSMSKGAIYAMTLSVARDYLKDGIRCNSISPARVHTPFVDGFIAKNYPGKEEEMFAKLAASQPIGRMAKPEEIASLALYLCSDEAGFITGNDYPIDGGFITLNN; encoded by the coding sequence ATGTTAAAATTAACAGGTAAAACAGCCCTGATCACAGGAGGGGGAAGTGGGATCGGAAAGGCAATCAGTTTATTGTTTGGGCAAAGCGGAGCAATTGTACATATTTTAGAATTAAATCATGAAGCCGCAGAAGCTGTAGCTAAGGAGATTATTGCAGCAGGTGGAGCTGCTTTTGCCCATGGTGTAGACGTTAGTGAACAAGCGGATGTAGTTAAGGTGATCGAGGGTATTGATAGAATTGATGTTTTAGTAAATAATGCAGGTATTGCTCATGTGGGCAATTTGGAAAATTGTGGTACGGCTGATTTCGACCGGGTGTACAACGTAAATGTTAAGGGAGCTTATAATGCTTTATTCGGTGTGGTACCATTGATGAAAGAGCAGGGAGGCGGAGCTATTCTGAATATGGCTTCCATTGCTGCACATGTTGGGTTGGCCGATCGTTTTGCTTATTCTATGAGTAAAGGAGCTATATATGCGATGACGCTTTCCGTAGCCCGCGACTACCTGAAAGATGGCATACGTTGTAACAGTATCTCTCCGGCGCGAGTGCATACCCCTTTCGTGGATGGCTTTATTGCTAAGAATTACCCAGGCAAAGAGGAAGAAATGTTTGCAAAACTGGCGGCCAGCCAACCGATTGGTCGGATGGCGAAACCGGAAGAAATTGCTTCACTCGCATTGTATTTGTGTTCAGACGAGGCTGGCTTTATCACGGGGAATGACTATCCTATTGACGGTGGATTTATTACATTGAATAATTAA
- a CDS encoding UxaA family hydrolase gives MNNKQKILQIHPNDNVLVALQDLAAGEHITFEGKTIVLPGTVAAKHKFTIGELADEQEIFMYGVLVGKTKRALKKGEVITTENIYHAANTFKLGKRKIQWSQPDVSSFTDKVFMGYHRSNGSVGTANYWLVIPLVFCENRNVLVMKEAFEQKLGFKRARSYEPEVDKLISLYRAGASMEEILSADLKATDKDGEQERLFTNVDGIKFLNHDMGCGGTRMDSDALCGLLAGYITHPNVAGATILSLGCQHAQASILKKEIMRRDPNFDKPLYIFEQQKIGSENILLQEALKHTFTGLMTANKQERRPAGLDKLCIGLECGGSDGFSGISANPALGYVSDMLVTMGGSVILAEFPELCGVEQELSDRCVDEKTALRFMELMQTYNAKAEQDGSGFYANPSPGNIRDGLITDAIKSAGAAKKGGSSPVTAVVDYPGLANKPGLNLLCTPGNDVESTTAEVGAGANVVLFTTGLGTPTGNPITPVIKLSTNTKTYERMPDIIDINCGTIIEGEETIEENAARILDYVIEVASGNIIPKAVQLGQDDFIPWRRGVSL, from the coding sequence ATGAACAATAAACAAAAAATTTTACAAATTCACCCCAATGATAATGTATTGGTGGCTTTACAAGATTTAGCCGCTGGCGAGCATATTACGTTCGAAGGTAAAACAATTGTTTTACCGGGAACAGTTGCTGCAAAACATAAGTTTACCATAGGTGAGTTAGCTGACGAGCAAGAAATTTTTATGTATGGTGTGCTTGTGGGGAAAACGAAGAGAGCGCTGAAAAAGGGAGAAGTTATTACGACCGAAAACATTTATCATGCAGCTAATACCTTTAAGTTGGGTAAACGTAAAATACAATGGAGCCAACCGGATGTATCGTCCTTTACCGATAAAGTGTTTATGGGTTACCATAGAAGTAATGGAAGTGTTGGTACCGCCAATTACTGGCTGGTAATCCCTTTGGTCTTTTGTGAGAATAGAAATGTGTTGGTAATGAAAGAAGCCTTTGAACAGAAATTAGGTTTCAAGAGGGCTAGAAGTTATGAGCCGGAGGTCGATAAGTTGATCAGCCTATACAGAGCAGGTGCCTCTATGGAGGAAATACTTTCTGCTGATCTCAAAGCGACTGATAAGGACGGTGAACAGGAGAGACTGTTTACCAATGTAGACGGCATTAAGTTTCTAAACCATGATATGGGCTGTGGTGGCACGCGTATGGATTCTGATGCATTATGTGGTTTGTTGGCCGGATATATTACGCATCCTAATGTAGCTGGAGCTACGATATTAAGTTTGGGTTGCCAGCATGCGCAAGCGTCGATTTTAAAGAAGGAAATCATGCGGAGAGATCCAAACTTTGATAAGCCATTGTATATTTTCGAGCAACAGAAGATAGGTTCGGAGAACATATTATTACAGGAAGCACTCAAACATACCTTTACCGGTTTAATGACGGCAAATAAACAGGAACGCAGACCAGCAGGTTTAGATAAATTATGTATAGGTTTGGAATGCGGAGGTTCCGATGGTTTTTCGGGTATATCTGCAAACCCTGCATTAGGTTATGTTTCAGATATGTTGGTAACAATGGGAGGATCAGTGATTTTAGCAGAGTTTCCGGAGCTGTGTGGGGTAGAACAAGAGTTGAGTGATCGATGTGTTGATGAAAAAACAGCATTACGGTTTATGGAGCTTATGCAAACCTATAATGCAAAGGCAGAACAAGATGGCAGTGGTTTTTATGCAAATCCATCACCCGGGAATATACGTGACGGACTGATTACAGATGCAATAAAATCTGCTGGAGCAGCCAAAAAAGGAGGCTCTTCTCCAGTGACGGCAGTAGTAGATTACCCAGGTCTGGCCAATAAGCCGGGTTTGAATCTGCTTTGTACTCCAGGTAATGATGTAGAAAGCACAACGGCTGAAGTGGGAGCAGGTGCGAACGTGGTATTGTTCACAACAGGGCTCGGCACACCAACGGGTAATCCCATAACACCGGTGATTAAGCTTTCTACAAATACGAAGACCTACGAGCGCATGCCCGATATTATAGATATTAATTGCGGAACAATCATCGAGGGTGAAGAAACAATCGAAGAAAATGCTGCGCGCATTTTGGATTATGTAATAGAGGTGGCCAGCGGTAATATCATTCCAAAAGCTGTTCAATTAGGGCAAGATGATTTTATACCTTGGAGAAGAGGTGTATCTTTATAA
- a CDS encoding L-rhamnose mutarotase: MKTYALTLDLKDDPDLIAEYERYHQQIWPEVRQSIIDAGILDMRIYRLGNRLFMTMDVADDFSFEEKGKRDSANAKVQEWEALMWKFQQPLPEAKAGEKWLLMEEIFKLTKKSSFIR, translated from the coding sequence ATGAAAACATATGCATTAACGCTAGATTTAAAGGACGATCCTGATTTGATAGCGGAGTACGAGCGTTACCATCAACAGATTTGGCCGGAGGTGAGACAATCGATTATCGATGCGGGAATTCTAGATATGCGTATTTATAGACTAGGCAATAGGTTGTTTATGACGATGGATGTGGCAGATGACTTCAGTTTCGAGGAAAAAGGAAAGAGAGACAGTGCAAATGCTAAAGTTCAGGAGTGGGAGGCTTTGATGTGGAAATTTCAACAGCCGCTACCGGAAGCGAAAGCGGGAGAAAAATGGCTGCTAATGGAGGAGATCTTTAAACTGACAAAAAAAAGTTCGTTTATCCGATAG
- the fucP gene encoding L-fucose:H+ symporter permease has translation MSKKSTLIPVILVTSLFFLWALLHNLNPILIPHLRKAFSLDDFQSSLIDTSAYISYFVVAIPAGLYMQRYGYKRGILLGLILYALGALLVIPAASERSYVFFLAAIFVIAAGATFLETVANPYISILGDKENATQRLNFAQSFNGLGAVVAPILGGKFILSGIEHSPDELAAMGDTALNNYLQSEADTVKIPYLVITAVVLLLLLLFIFTRLPEGNDDDEGVNDAHTVGVNFSFKVFKYSHFTWAVISQFFYVGAQVGVGSFFIRYANYVANMGEKNAAYLFGSVAMVGFMLGRFSGTFLMKYVKPASLLAVYGLLCVLLCLLAVVSSGDVALYALVAVPFFMSIMYPTIFSLGIKGLSNEETKIASSFLVMAIIGGAIIPVLMGLVSVAVQSIQIAYIVPLLCFLVVLYYGVKGYKLKI, from the coding sequence ATGTCTAAAAAAAGCACACTGATACCTGTTATACTTGTAACCTCCTTATTTTTTTTATGGGCATTGTTGCATAATCTTAACCCGATATTAATACCACATCTAAGAAAAGCTTTTTCACTGGACGATTTTCAGTCATCGTTAATTGACACATCTGCTTATATCAGCTATTTTGTTGTGGCGATTCCTGCCGGGTTATACATGCAGCGTTATGGTTATAAGAGAGGGATTCTATTGGGTCTGATTTTGTATGCTTTAGGTGCTCTACTGGTTATTCCTGCCGCTTCGGAGAGAAGTTATGTGTTTTTTTTGGCAGCCATTTTTGTTATTGCGGCGGGGGCTACTTTTTTAGAAACAGTGGCTAATCCCTATATTTCCATATTGGGAGATAAGGAGAATGCAACACAACGATTAAATTTCGCACAATCTTTTAACGGACTGGGCGCGGTTGTAGCGCCAATATTAGGGGGTAAGTTCATTCTTTCCGGTATTGAGCATAGTCCGGATGAATTAGCTGCAATGGGCGATACGGCCTTGAATAACTACTTGCAATCAGAGGCTGATACGGTTAAAATACCTTATTTGGTGATAACCGCCGTTGTATTATTACTGCTGCTGCTATTTATTTTTACACGACTACCCGAAGGGAATGATGATGATGAAGGCGTGAATGACGCACATACCGTTGGTGTGAATTTTTCCTTTAAAGTTTTCAAATATAGCCATTTTACCTGGGCGGTAATTAGCCAGTTCTTTTACGTAGGCGCCCAGGTTGGCGTCGGTAGCTTCTTTATACGATATGCCAATTACGTAGCCAATATGGGCGAAAAAAACGCGGCATATTTATTCGGATCTGTTGCAATGGTTGGTTTTATGTTGGGAAGATTTAGCGGCACCTTTCTCATGAAGTACGTAAAGCCCGCTTCTTTGTTGGCCGTATATGGGTTGTTATGTGTGCTCCTTTGCTTGCTGGCCGTTGTTAGTTCAGGGGATGTTGCCTTGTACGCTTTGGTTGCTGTGCCTTTTTTTATGTCAATTATGTACCCAACTATTTTTTCGCTGGGAATAAAAGGCTTAAGCAATGAAGAAACAAAAATAGCTTCTTCATTTTTGGTAATGGCTATAATAGGGGGAGCTATTATTCCTGTGCTGATGGGGTTGGTTTCGGTGGCTGTTCAGAGTATACAAATAGCATATATTGTTCCTTTGCTGTGCTTTTTAGTGGTTTTATATTACGGGGTGAAGGGGTATAAATTAAAAATATAA
- a CDS encoding AraC family transcriptional regulator codes for MKPQLLKLSTAPAQSFSVRQDFVPYINNRWHYHSEVELIHFYKGKGTQFIGDQINHFNSGDIVLVGSQLPHYWRFDDHYFDESNQERADVRVAHFNECFWGKEFLELPENLNIKQLLDKARLGVQVTGRAKHKVAEILQELLDAEGTRRILLLIEALNAIASECTHQQISSIGFHPNMQDEEKGRINTIFDYTLSHFKQKISLEDISAVAGISSNSFCRYFKSKTGKTYSRFLLEIRVGHACKLLIENKMSVKQLCYESGFNNFASFHKYFKQITGKSPLTYQRAFLKKDN; via the coding sequence ATGAAACCTCAGTTATTAAAACTTAGCACTGCACCGGCACAATCATTTAGTGTACGACAGGATTTCGTCCCCTACATCAATAACAGGTGGCATTATCATTCCGAGGTAGAGCTTATTCATTTCTATAAAGGAAAAGGCACACAATTTATCGGTGATCAGATTAATCACTTCAATTCGGGAGATATCGTTTTAGTTGGCTCACAGTTACCCCATTATTGGCGTTTTGATGATCACTATTTCGATGAAAGTAACCAAGAACGGGCTGATGTACGTGTTGCGCATTTCAATGAATGTTTTTGGGGGAAAGAGTTTTTGGAGTTGCCCGAAAACCTGAACATCAAGCAACTACTTGATAAAGCACGGCTGGGTGTTCAAGTAACGGGGAGGGCAAAACATAAAGTGGCGGAGATTCTACAAGAATTACTGGATGCTGAAGGAACAAGACGGATTCTATTGCTCATTGAAGCATTAAACGCCATTGCTTCAGAATGTACCCATCAACAGATTTCTTCCATAGGTTTTCATCCAAATATGCAAGATGAGGAAAAAGGCCGGATCAATACTATTTTCGATTACACCTTAAGCCATTTTAAGCAAAAAATAAGCCTAGAAGACATCTCCGCCGTTGCAGGTATCAGTTCAAACTCTTTTTGTCGGTATTTTAAATCTAAAACGGGAAAAACCTATTCCAGATTTCTTTTAGAGATCAGGGTAGGTCATGCCTGTAAGCTACTGATAGAAAACAAGATGAGTGTTAAGCAATTATGTTACGAAAGTGGTTTCAATAATTTTGCCAGCTTCCATAAGTATTTTAAACAAATCACGGGAAAAAGCCCCTTGACTTATCAAAGGGCTTTCTTAAAAAAAGATAACTAA
- a CDS encoding sugar phosphate isomerase/epimerase — MNTRRSFLQKSIVGALAGTMLNVPDLLAKETEHRSSKPLEDDLKLGIAGYSFINFNLDESLEMMKKVDVRYLCIKDFHLPYDSTAEQIAAFHEKLKSYNVTGYGVGPIYTKNKEEIDNAFDYAKRVGVDLIVGIPNHEDLAYVSEKAKEHNIRYAIHNHGPEDKLYPNASVIYKLIENLDERVGICFDMGHNKRDGHDSVADLQKYRKRIFDLHLKNVTEAKAEGTTCELGRGIIDIPAFVKMLRKINYKGSCSLEYEKDMKDPLAGIAESVGYFRGVCDATK; from the coding sequence ATGAACACACGAAGAAGTTTTCTGCAAAAAAGCATAGTAGGTGCGTTGGCTGGCACCATGTTAAACGTTCCTGATTTGTTGGCAAAGGAAACGGAGCATAGATCATCTAAACCATTAGAAGACGACCTTAAGCTTGGAATCGCAGGGTATAGTTTTATTAACTTTAATCTTGACGAATCATTGGAGATGATGAAGAAGGTAGACGTCCGTTATCTCTGCATAAAAGACTTTCATTTACCTTATGACAGCACTGCGGAGCAGATAGCTGCTTTTCATGAGAAGTTAAAGTCATACAACGTAACGGGATATGGCGTCGGACCGATTTATACAAAAAACAAGGAAGAAATCGACAATGCTTTTGACTATGCCAAACGGGTTGGGGTTGATTTAATTGTTGGTATACCCAATCACGAAGATTTGGCCTATGTTTCGGAAAAGGCAAAAGAACATAATATCCGTTATGCGATTCATAATCACGGCCCCGAGGATAAGCTTTATCCCAATGCGTCGGTTATTTATAAGCTAATTGAAAACCTCGACGAGCGGGTTGGAATATGTTTTGATATGGGGCATAATAAGCGCGATGGGCACGATTCGGTGGCAGATCTGCAAAAATATCGTAAACGGATTTTTGATTTGCATTTAAAGAACGTAACTGAGGCAAAGGCTGAAGGAACAACCTGTGAGTTGGGTCGAGGTATAATTGATATACCTGCATTCGTCAAAATGCTTAGAAAAATAAACTACAAGGGTTCATGTAGTTTAGAATACGAAAAAGATATGAAAGACCCCTTGGCAGGAATAGCAGAATCTGTAGGTTACTTCAGAGGGGTTTGCGACGCAACAAAATAA
- a CDS encoding putative oxidoreductase C-terminal domain-containing protein, whose protein sequence is MITKSKFITTASLLVGLMMTACNNQEKEEDSRQDEQISLITLDPGHFHAALVQKSMYPGVNSTVQAYAPAEDNDLKAHLNLIEGYNNDATNPTHWKEEVYTGDDFLAKMLEDRKGNVVVLAGNNKRKIDYINQSIDAGLNVLADKPMAIDEEGFGELEKSFAEAKEKGVLLYDIMTERFEITATLQKEFSQIESLFGTLEKGSLAEPAITKESVHHFFKTVSGKPLIRPTWFFDVSQQGEGIVDVTTHLVDLVQWEGFPDQVINYEKDIELLNAKRWATWLKADEFKKATNETYPDEFQNNVNDKNELGVYANGEINYTIKGVHAKVLVKWNFEAPEGTGDTHYSIMRGTKANLVIKQGAEENYKPVLYIETSRDGDRDDFNLQVAEAVKALEGKYKGIAVEQLKEGNYKVIIPQELTTSHEEHFAQVTENFLSYLANNKLPDWEVPNMLTKYYITTKALSLAKKEK, encoded by the coding sequence ATGATAACTAAAAGCAAATTTATTACAACAGCCTCCTTGTTAGTTGGGCTTATGATGACTGCGTGTAACAACCAAGAAAAAGAAGAAGATAGTCGACAGGACGAACAAATAAGTCTAATCACGTTAGATCCTGGTCATTTTCATGCTGCCTTGGTGCAAAAATCAATGTATCCTGGCGTTAATAGTACGGTACAGGCGTACGCTCCAGCGGAAGACAACGATTTAAAAGCGCATCTAAACCTTATTGAAGGTTATAATAATGATGCCACTAACCCTACCCACTGGAAGGAAGAAGTGTATACCGGAGATGATTTCTTAGCGAAGATGCTCGAGGATAGAAAGGGTAATGTGGTTGTCCTCGCCGGGAACAATAAGCGGAAAATTGATTACATCAACCAATCAATTGATGCAGGACTAAATGTTTTGGCCGACAAGCCGATGGCAATTGATGAGGAAGGGTTTGGGGAACTAGAAAAATCATTCGCTGAGGCAAAGGAGAAAGGCGTGTTATTATACGATATCATGACAGAACGTTTTGAAATTACGGCCACTTTGCAAAAAGAATTTTCGCAGATCGAATCGCTTTTCGGTACCCTGGAAAAAGGGTCGTTAGCAGAACCGGCAATCACCAAAGAAAGTGTTCACCATTTCTTTAAGACGGTATCCGGCAAGCCGTTGATCAGACCTACTTGGTTTTTTGATGTTAGCCAACAGGGGGAAGGCATTGTTGATGTAACTACACATTTGGTAGACTTGGTACAATGGGAAGGTTTCCCTGATCAAGTGATTAATTATGAAAAGGATATCGAGCTGTTGAATGCAAAGAGATGGGCTACTTGGTTAAAGGCCGATGAGTTTAAGAAAGCTACCAATGAAACCTATCCCGATGAATTCCAAAATAATGTCAACGACAAGAATGAACTGGGTGTCTATGCGAATGGTGAAATAAATTATACCATTAAAGGTGTCCATGCCAAGGTTTTAGTGAAATGGAATTTTGAAGCTCCGGAAGGTACTGGTGATACACATTATTCTATTATGCGTGGAACGAAAGCGAATCTGGTGATAAAACAGGGTGCAGAAGAAAATTATAAGCCGGTATTGTATATTGAAACAAGCCGGGACGGTGATCGTGATGATTTTAACCTACAGGTGGCGGAGGCAGTGAAGGCACTCGAAGGAAAATATAAAGGTATTGCTGTGGAGCAACTAAAAGAAGGTAACTACAAAGTGATCATCCCGCAGGAACTAACCACTAGCCATGAAGAACACTTTGCACAGGTAACGGAAAATTTCCTCTCCTATTTAGCAAATAATAAACTGCCTGATTGGGAAGTGCCAAACATGTTGACCAAATACTATATAACAACGAAAGCGTTGTCTTTGGCAAAAAAAGAAAAATAA
- a CDS encoding LacI family DNA-binding transcriptional regulator — translation MSNRPTTIKDIAKALRISISTVSKALNDHPNIGATTKERVLALAKKLDYTPNKTAIQFKQQKTFTLGIIIPTLLDHFYTIAVNGFEKIASEAKYNVLIGQNQESLQREQELVSVMHSNRIDGLLIAISKETDNIDHLRKLERSGIPVVFFARKPVNESFSCVSSDVYHAATDAVSLFTAKGHHRIAFINGPSHWATSRDRFLGYRDGLLQHKIAIDQQLIEESDLSTPNNYQAIRRLMQLSSPPTAILLFKDYLMLDVMSCLRKEFPEQYPHIELIGYGALPLFSHFEKPPLASLKEQPFEIGEQAGALLLEMIQHPDQTFRPQLISLPCKLHHF, via the coding sequence ATGTCTAATAGACCTACCACCATAAAGGATATTGCAAAGGCCTTGCGCATTTCGATATCAACCGTGTCCAAGGCACTTAATGACCATCCCAATATAGGTGCAACTACCAAGGAACGCGTATTAGCATTGGCTAAAAAATTAGATTACACGCCAAACAAGACGGCTATTCAATTCAAACAACAAAAAACCTTTACATTAGGCATTATTATACCCACTTTGCTCGATCACTTTTACACCATTGCTGTTAACGGCTTTGAAAAAATCGCCTCAGAAGCCAAATACAACGTGCTTATCGGTCAAAATCAAGAAAGCCTGCAACGCGAGCAAGAGCTGGTTTCTGTAATGCATAGCAACCGCATTGACGGCTTGCTTATCGCCATATCGAAAGAAACCGACAATATAGATCACCTGCGAAAACTCGAACGCTCAGGTATTCCTGTCGTCTTTTTTGCACGCAAGCCCGTCAATGAAAGCTTTTCCTGTGTCAGTAGTGACGTGTATCATGCAGCGACCGATGCTGTTTCACTCTTTACCGCAAAAGGCCATCACCGTATTGCTTTCATTAATGGCCCCAGTCATTGGGCAACCAGCAGAGATCGCTTTCTCGGTTATCGGGACGGTCTTTTGCAGCACAAAATCGCCATCGATCAACAACTCATTGAAGAAAGTGATTTGAGTACGCCCAATAACTATCAAGCGATTAGACGTCTCATGCAACTGTCCAGTCCTCCTACTGCGATACTACTATTCAAGGACTACCTGATGTTGGATGTAATGAGTTGCCTACGAAAGGAATTCCCCGAACAATATCCACACATTGAACTGATCGGATACGGTGCGCTGCCGCTATTTAGTCATTTTGAAAAACCGCCTCTGGCCTCTCTCAAAGAACAACCTTTTGAAATCGGGGAACAAGCCGGCGCTCTTCTGCTTGAAATGATTCAACATCCAGATCAAACATTTAGGCCTCAGCTTATTTCCCTACCTTGTAAATTACACCACTTTTAG